The following are encoded together in the Streptomyces flavofungini genome:
- a CDS encoding LamG-like jellyroll fold domain-containing protein produces the protein MWRRARSRGVAGVLAGLVTGALLTGVAPDARAAPVARAGAVESGREVEAADGVGTTEAAQAEARRTGKPVEVTSLRGETSDVHATADGALEAREYLRPVRARVGEGWKPVDTDLVKAADGAVAPKVATVGLEFSGGGDVPLVRMEKAGRKLALSWPGKLPEPTLDGDTATYQDVLPDVDLRMGAQADGFTQLLVVKSAKAAASSGLAELRLKLAADGMDVKETAEGGVEATDQGADGAVFEAPAPMMWDSSTGADSAPAGPSARMRRAAPESAAGDESPQAGQEQERASGESGKLAPVGLEVPDGGKELVLTPDQDVLKGEDTQYPVFIDPQWYSPRASAWTMASKYWASSPQWKFNGDRDAGLGYCNWYYCKPHDTKRLFYRIPVSRFAGKSILSAEFVVRNKWSASCSDRTVELWETKGISSSTTWNSQNASGFWKKKLSSKSFAYGYSGCAAKDAEFSVKSAVQSAANGKASTMTFGLRAGSESDAYGWKRFSDRAFLRVKYNRPPSQLKMSQLSMEYGGVCKRPDKAARVRTLGKIYAKDVTDPDKDSVSVQFQAKWDAGDGKGTIARWKPGRTSAKKSGSDFSISLPKSIPTNKSIHWYVRSYDGAQYSPWSYAGDPTGCYFVYDTKVPKAPSVSSGEYPVSDPEDPGDPWNDGVGKYGAFELKAADKDVTSYRYGINGDPSSKNEVSTSSGGAKSVQVLPARPGLNFVTAQAFDAAGNGSEIRTYQFRVRAGQPERATWQLDEPKGAAQAKGSTPARALQLHGGATPGVSGVRGSAVSFNGSDGYAATDIPVVDTSRGFAVSAWAKLSRMPEGAAVIATQPGNHSPGFELYYSKAYDRWAFNQYKSDSADAGIARVMADKPGGVSVGKWTHLVGSYDSVRDVLELYVGGKKVGETAYSKPWEARRGLQLGAASYSGKPSAFFPGAVDEVQLFDKPLAQDEVDKLRAHESVGDPGRPAVAVFGLDEAADAKEVSGHGGVLPATYSGGVTTGVTGVAGKAARFDGSSGYARIGRSSGPHVNTSRSFTVSAWARLDTKPDGAAIITAQAGKDRPGFELYYSSAYDRWAFNQYSADSADAKPIRAMQPEGTKAYTRQWVHLVGVHDTVADTLTLYVNGSKAGSAKLGGAFYADQSLYLGAGSYSGQVTNHFPGRIDDVRLLDRPVSADEVRQMFQQRPLVKGRWNFEETSGSSPAGTPDLSGEEQEMRLYGGAKLGPGMVDAKGLQLNGTSGYASMYPVPVDTSGSFTVTAWAQAAALPKRGVSLVSGQGEKESAFSVRFVPDAKDPEGLGRWELTVPDKDGSDATVTRVSNSDFNDAREWNHLAVVYDGFAKQARLYVNGSLQEVACGDADGDGDADESGCQDLISWSDNTLAFKATKALQVGREKTGGAWGGYFPGAVDDVWAFQGALSDDQIEWLAGQWDSVPTEVPRNS, from the coding sequence ATGTGGAGACGCGCGCGGTCGCGCGGAGTTGCAGGGGTGCTGGCGGGGCTGGTGACCGGGGCGCTGCTGACCGGTGTCGCACCGGACGCGCGGGCGGCGCCGGTGGCGCGGGCCGGAGCGGTGGAGAGCGGCAGGGAGGTGGAGGCGGCTGACGGAGTGGGCACCACGGAGGCCGCGCAGGCCGAGGCCCGGCGCACCGGCAAGCCCGTCGAAGTGACGTCCCTGCGGGGGGAAACGAGCGATGTCCACGCGACGGCGGACGGGGCTCTGGAGGCCCGTGAGTATCTGCGCCCTGTACGGGCCCGGGTGGGCGAGGGGTGGAAGCCCGTCGACACCGACCTGGTGAAGGCCGCGGACGGCGCGGTGGCGCCGAAGGTGGCCACGGTGGGTCTGGAGTTCTCCGGCGGCGGGGACGTGCCGCTGGTCCGGATGGAGAAGGCGGGTCGCAAGCTCGCGCTCTCCTGGCCGGGGAAGCTGCCCGAGCCGACGCTCGACGGGGACACGGCCACGTACCAGGACGTGCTGCCGGACGTGGACCTGCGCATGGGTGCCCAGGCGGATGGCTTCACGCAGCTCCTGGTGGTCAAGTCGGCGAAGGCGGCCGCGAGTTCGGGGCTGGCCGAGCTGCGGCTGAAGCTCGCCGCCGACGGCATGGACGTGAAGGAGACCGCCGAAGGGGGTGTCGAGGCGACCGACCAGGGGGCCGATGGCGCGGTGTTCGAGGCGCCCGCGCCGATGATGTGGGACTCCAGCACGGGCGCCGACAGCGCGCCCGCCGGGCCGTCCGCGCGGATGCGCCGCGCCGCACCCGAGAGCGCGGCGGGCGACGAGTCACCGCAGGCCGGCCAGGAGCAGGAGCGCGCCTCGGGCGAGTCGGGAAAGCTGGCCCCCGTCGGCCTGGAGGTCCCGGACGGCGGCAAGGAGCTGGTGCTCACTCCTGACCAGGATGTACTGAAGGGCGAGGACACGCAGTATCCGGTGTTCATCGACCCGCAGTGGTACTCGCCGCGTGCTTCGGCGTGGACGATGGCGTCGAAGTACTGGGCGTCCTCGCCGCAGTGGAAGTTCAACGGCGACCGTGACGCGGGCCTGGGCTACTGCAACTGGTACTACTGCAAGCCGCATGACACCAAGCGGCTCTTCTATCGCATTCCGGTGTCGAGGTTCGCGGGCAAGTCGATCCTGTCGGCCGAGTTCGTGGTGCGCAACAAGTGGTCGGCGTCCTGTTCGGACCGCACGGTGGAGTTGTGGGAGACCAAGGGCATCTCGTCCTCGACGACCTGGAACTCGCAGAACGCTTCCGGGTTCTGGAAGAAGAAGCTGAGCTCGAAGTCCTTCGCCTACGGCTACTCCGGCTGTGCGGCCAAGGACGCGGAGTTCTCGGTGAAGTCGGCCGTGCAGTCCGCCGCCAACGGCAAGGCGTCGACGATGACGTTCGGGCTGCGGGCGGGCAGCGAGTCGGATGCGTACGGGTGGAAGCGGTTCTCGGACCGGGCGTTTCTGCGGGTGAAGTACAACCGTCCGCCCTCCCAGCTGAAGATGTCCCAGCTGAGCATGGAGTACGGCGGTGTGTGCAAGAGGCCGGACAAGGCGGCGCGCGTGCGCACGCTGGGGAAGATCTACGCCAAGGACGTGACCGACCCCGACAAGGACAGCGTGTCGGTGCAGTTCCAGGCGAAGTGGGACGCTGGTGACGGAAAGGGGACCATCGCTCGCTGGAAGCCGGGGCGGACGTCGGCGAAGAAGTCCGGATCGGACTTCTCGATCAGCCTGCCGAAGAGCATCCCGACGAACAAGAGCATCCACTGGTACGTGCGCTCGTATGACGGGGCACAGTATTCGCCCTGGTCGTATGCCGGGGACCCGACGGGCTGCTATTTCGTGTACGACACCAAGGTCCCCAAGGCTCCTTCGGTTTCCTCGGGCGAGTATCCGGTCTCGGATCCGGAGGACCCGGGCGACCCGTGGAATGACGGGGTGGGTAAATACGGGGCGTTCGAGCTGAAGGCCGCGGACAAGGACGTGACGTCCTACCGGTACGGGATCAACGGCGACCCCAGTTCCAAGAACGAGGTGAGCACATCCAGTGGTGGCGCGAAGAGCGTGCAGGTGCTGCCTGCCAGGCCGGGGCTGAACTTCGTCACCGCTCAGGCCTTCGACGCTGCGGGGAACGGCAGCGAGATCCGCACCTACCAGTTTCGGGTCAGGGCCGGTCAGCCCGAGCGGGCCACCTGGCAGCTGGACGAGCCGAAGGGGGCTGCACAGGCGAAGGGTTCGACGCCCGCGCGCGCCCTGCAGCTGCACGGCGGTGCCACTCCGGGCGTCTCCGGTGTGCGCGGTTCGGCGGTGTCCTTCAACGGTAGCGACGGCTACGCGGCCACGGACATTCCGGTGGTGGACACCAGCCGCGGCTTCGCGGTGTCCGCCTGGGCGAAGCTGTCGAGGATGCCGGAGGGGGCGGCTGTGATCGCCACGCAGCCGGGCAACCACAGTCCCGGGTTCGAGCTGTATTACTCCAAGGCGTACGACCGGTGGGCGTTCAATCAGTACAAGTCCGACAGTGCGGATGCGGGTATCGCCCGGGTCATGGCGGACAAGCCCGGCGGGGTGAGCGTGGGGAAGTGGACGCATCTGGTGGGCTCGTACGACTCGGTGCGTGACGTGCTGGAGCTGTACGTGGGTGGCAAGAAGGTCGGTGAGACCGCTTACAGCAAGCCGTGGGAGGCCCGCCGCGGGCTGCAACTGGGGGCCGCTTCCTACAGCGGCAAGCCGTCGGCGTTCTTCCCCGGTGCCGTCGACGAGGTGCAGCTGTTCGACAAGCCGCTGGCCCAGGACGAGGTCGACAAGCTGCGTGCGCACGAGAGTGTCGGCGACCCGGGCCGCCCGGCCGTCGCCGTCTTCGGCCTGGACGAGGCGGCGGACGCCAAGGAGGTCTCGGGACACGGCGGCGTTCTGCCGGCCACGTACTCCGGCGGCGTGACCACCGGTGTGACGGGCGTGGCGGGCAAGGCCGCCCGGTTCGACGGCAGCAGCGGCTACGCCAGGATCGGCCGGAGCAGCGGCCCGCACGTGAACACCTCCCGCAGCTTCACCGTCTCCGCGTGGGCGCGGCTGGACACGAAGCCGGACGGGGCGGCGATCATCACCGCGCAGGCGGGCAAGGACCGGCCCGGCTTCGAGCTGTACTACTCGTCCGCCTACGACCGCTGGGCGTTCAACCAGTACTCGGCCGACTCTGCCGACGCCAAGCCGATCCGGGCGATGCAGCCCGAGGGCACCAAGGCGTACACGCGGCAGTGGGTGCACTTGGTCGGCGTGCACGACACGGTGGCCGACACTCTGACGCTGTATGTGAACGGTTCCAAGGCGGGCTCGGCCAAGCTGGGCGGGGCCTTCTACGCGGACCAGTCCCTGTATCTCGGCGCGGGCAGCTACAGCGGCCAGGTCACGAACCACTTCCCCGGCCGCATCGACGACGTGCGCCTGCTGGACCGGCCGGTCTCGGCCGACGAGGTGCGGCAGATGTTCCAGCAGCGCCCGCTGGTCAAGGGCCGCTGGAACTTCGAGGAGACCAGTGGATCGAGCCCGGCCGGCACGCCGGATCTGTCGGGGGAGGAGCAGGAGATGCGCCTGTACGGCGGGGCGAAGCTCGGCCCTGGCATGGTCGACGCCAAGGGCCTTCAGCTGAACGGCACCAGCGGTTACGCGTCCATGTACCCGGTGCCCGTGGACACCAGCGGGAGCTTCACGGTCACGGCGTGGGCGCAGGCGGCCGCGCTGCCCAAGCGGGGCGTGTCGCTGGTCAGCGGGCAGGGCGAGAAGGAGAGTGCCTTCAGCGTCCGCTTCGTACCGGACGCCAAGGACCCTGAGGGGCTTGGTCGCTGGGAGCTGACGGTGCCGGACAAGGACGGCTCGGACGCCACGGTCACGCGGGTGAGCAACAGCGACTTCAACGATGCCCGCGAGTGGAACCACCTCGCGGTGGTCTACGACGGCTTCGCCAAGCAGGCCCGCCTGTACGTGAACGGCAGCTTGCAGGAGGTCGCCTGCGGTGACGCGGACGGCGACGGTGATGCCGACGAGTCCGGCTGCCAGGACCTGATCTCCTGGTCGGACAACACGCTGGCGTTCAAGGCGACCAAGGCGCTTCAGGTGGGCCGGGAGAAGACCGGCGGGGCCTGGGGCGGCTACTTCCCCGGCGCCGTGGACGACGTGTGGGCCTTCCAGGGCGCACTGTCCGACGACCAGATCGAGTGGCTAGCCGGCCAATGGGACAGCGTACCGACCGAGGTCCCCAGGAACAGCTGA
- a CDS encoding polymorphic toxin-type HINT domain-containing protein yields MVGTLLQAAATPVATADDGGRPGLPSAEKPVKGRDGVRVEPRRIDPGPTTPPGKPKASWPRPGSAVVTVPDAAPKAAGEPKRAKGLPLAVGAPKASALTTARRSAKAPTPAARGGVETRVLSRKAADRAGVKGLLFTLEPRDGKGDKPGVVKAKVDYSGFAEAFGGGYASRLTLVQLPDCALDSPAKAACRTPKPLRTVNDTEKQTLTANAVTLRSAAPTVLAAVAEEKSENGDYKATSLSPSAKWDTDLRTGDFSWSYDMPVPEVPGELQPKVGLSYSSGSIDGRTGTTNNQSSWAGDGFDLWPGYIERRYKACADDGEKGKDGNKPGDQCWGYDNAFITFNGKGGELVPAGDGEFKFQQDDGSRIKRLTSSKRGNGDNDGEYWRLTNPDGVRYYFGYNRLPGWKSGKATTGSTWTVPVFGNNSGEPCHKDSFASSWCQQAWRWNLDYVVDPRGNAMAYYYDQEKNSYGRNLKAEDDTPYTRGGSLKRIEYGLKSSSMYGGKPLAKVDFTTGERCFAGSKTDCKDIEKDAFYWYDTPWDLNCKAGTKCDKGRLSPSFFTRKRLTGVTTQVLKGDTYSKVDSWRLRHRWGKADVDYQLLLSSVERTGHTAEPAVTLPRTTFSYTQLENRLDKIGDGYAPFIKSRLSTIADESGGQVDVNYSAPACKWDALPTPQSNTTRCFPQYIGGDSGDDPDKQWFNKYVVTSTTTTDRTGGAPDAVTTYDYLGGAAWHYDDDDGLTKKKFKTWSQWRGYGHVRVKTGGQGGGDALKSQNDSYFLRGMDGDRKELSGGTKSVDVALGDGEGDPITDHESAAGLEYKTVAYSGPGGKVLSKTVNRPWHHQTAKKVRDWGTVTANLTGASHTKTWTSLDDGAGKDWRTTSASTTYDTVAGRPVQVDDRGDSTTASDNQCTRTTYATNTDKNILMLPSRVETVTGACADKPDRAKDVVSDVRTAYDGGGYGDAPTKGDATATATLKKHDGSKATYLESGATFDGYGRQLTATDLTADVTVTGSGAPVVSVRKDGRTTTTAYTPATGFPAKMTETTPPAKAADPDSAQTSVTELEPLRGQPAATVDTNGKRTELTYDALGRSAKVWLPDRRTSNTPSYEFTYFVDEGKPVAVRTQTLNNNGGQIPSYALYDGFLRERQSQAVGPDGGRILSDTFYDERGLATKTFAPYYTEGKPNRDLFKPDNALSVESQTRTTYDGLGRPVQAQQIAGNGDGGKVLATTKTIYGGDRTTVIPPEGATATTTLTDARDRTTELRQHHKRAAAAPYDTTTYAYTPRGELAKVTDPAGNSWSYGYDQMGRQTSADDPDKGRTTTTYDDRGQVTATKDARDTVLAHVYDNLGRKTELREGGPTGELRAKWVYDTLAGAKGQLTESTRYVDGAAYTSKVTMVDRLYRPMKTQVEIPEKEGALAGTYKTGTRYTTAGLVGGVSYSAAGSLGGDGYSISYDKETLRPLSTLALGFKTETSYSLTGKPLQYTLGGDGKKVWATNTYEWGTQRLATSRVDREDQPGVDEHKTYGYDDAGNVLSVSDVSRTGTDTQCFDYDYLRRLTEAWTQGDKTCGTAPAGDKIGGPAPYWHSYTYDKAGNRLTETLHDTTGATGTQAKDTKRTYAYPKPGTPQPHTLTSVTTQQPGGSATKDSYGYDPTGNTTTRTLRGDTQKLTWDAEGHLAKVTEPDTSGNGKAKTKTTEYLYDTDGNRLIARTPTETTLYLGHTEVTLAKGASKAKATRYTPLGGGHEAVIADDGTVTFTTADHQGTGQLSIAAADLKLNQRRTLPFGGPRGEKPKTWPGTKTFVGGTDDTASTGLIHLGAREYDPATGRFTSVDPIMDLTDPQQMHGYAYGNNSPLVYSDPSGKFSISDALGLVGVVHNAIKLYNRVTSYYRDSNASPSFGGGGGGGGGRSIGGGYSGGGGSTRHALYTGGGGGGRVTQIGLSLPGNPFGRMNGGIFPGLRNFFSSGGTKDVPKMLLPDVNSWKTCGTHPGVTVECAETGADLLPWGKILKPLKGVFKGLKKTEKGEEAAGKAGRGVPSNCKCFLAGTGILMADGSTKNIEDVELGDKVLATDPETGETSEREVTATIVTDDDKQFTELTINTPDGPEKLTATYEHPFWSVDQEDWIEAGDLKPGATLRTDDGRTVTVTAARQYLDHQRTYNLTVEGLHTYYVLAGDTPVLVHNSDCSTSAANREKLRRQLAEEAGQLPGIRSANDIFDTPSALRGGVTPDQVKPFFAGKSGWREEGLGRGKNAGGGWVIREYTGRGDPTGRMLRWNPGGGHHGDGAYWRVVGPEGDLGGIIR; encoded by the coding sequence ATGGTGGGCACGCTGCTCCAGGCCGCCGCCACCCCGGTGGCGACCGCCGACGACGGCGGACGCCCCGGTCTCCCCTCGGCGGAGAAGCCGGTGAAGGGCCGTGACGGCGTACGCGTCGAGCCGCGCCGGATCGACCCGGGGCCGACGACGCCCCCGGGGAAGCCCAAGGCCTCCTGGCCGCGCCCCGGTTCGGCCGTGGTGACCGTGCCGGACGCCGCGCCGAAGGCCGCCGGTGAGCCGAAGCGGGCCAAGGGCCTGCCACTGGCCGTCGGTGCCCCGAAGGCTTCAGCCCTCACCACCGCCCGCCGCAGCGCCAAGGCCCCCACACCCGCCGCGCGAGGTGGCGTCGAGACCCGCGTGCTGAGCCGGAAGGCGGCCGATCGAGCGGGCGTGAAGGGCCTGCTGTTCACCCTCGAACCGAGGGACGGCAAGGGCGACAAGCCCGGCGTGGTCAAGGCCAAGGTCGACTACTCCGGCTTCGCGGAGGCATTCGGTGGCGGCTACGCCTCCCGCCTCACCCTGGTCCAGCTGCCGGACTGCGCGCTGGACAGCCCCGCCAAGGCGGCGTGCCGCACGCCGAAGCCCCTCCGCACCGTCAACGACACCGAGAAGCAGACCCTGACCGCGAACGCGGTCACCCTGCGCTCCGCCGCCCCGACCGTGCTCGCGGCCGTCGCGGAGGAGAAGAGCGAGAACGGCGACTACAAGGCGACCTCGCTGTCCCCGTCCGCGAAGTGGGACACGGACCTGCGCACCGGTGACTTCTCCTGGTCGTACGACATGCCGGTCCCGGAAGTGCCGGGCGAACTGCAGCCGAAGGTGGGCCTGTCCTACTCCTCGGGCTCCATCGACGGCCGCACCGGCACCACGAACAACCAGTCCTCCTGGGCCGGTGACGGATTCGACCTGTGGCCCGGCTACATCGAGCGCCGCTACAAGGCGTGCGCCGACGACGGCGAGAAGGGCAAGGACGGCAACAAGCCGGGCGACCAGTGCTGGGGCTACGACAACGCGTTCATCACCTTCAACGGCAAGGGCGGCGAACTCGTCCCGGCCGGTGACGGCGAGTTCAAGTTCCAGCAGGACGACGGCAGCCGGATCAAGAGGCTGACCTCCAGCAAGCGGGGCAACGGCGACAACGACGGCGAGTACTGGCGCCTGACCAACCCCGACGGTGTGCGCTACTACTTCGGCTACAACCGCCTGCCGGGCTGGAAGAGCGGCAAGGCCACCACCGGCTCGACGTGGACGGTGCCGGTCTTCGGCAACAACAGCGGGGAGCCCTGCCACAAGGACTCCTTCGCCAGCTCCTGGTGCCAGCAGGCCTGGCGCTGGAACCTCGACTACGTCGTGGACCCACGCGGCAACGCGATGGCGTACTACTACGACCAGGAGAAGAACTCCTACGGCCGCAACCTCAAGGCCGAGGACGACACCCCCTACACGCGCGGCGGCTCCCTCAAGCGCATCGAGTACGGCCTGAAGTCCTCCTCCATGTACGGCGGCAAGCCGCTGGCCAAGGTCGACTTCACCACCGGCGAGCGATGCTTCGCCGGCAGCAAGACCGACTGCAAGGACATCGAGAAGGACGCCTTCTACTGGTACGACACGCCGTGGGACCTGAACTGCAAGGCGGGCACCAAGTGCGACAAGGGCCGCCTGTCCCCGTCCTTCTTCACCCGTAAGCGCCTGACGGGTGTGACCACCCAGGTCCTCAAGGGCGACACCTACAGCAAGGTCGACTCCTGGCGGCTGCGCCACCGCTGGGGCAAGGCGGACGTCGACTACCAGCTCCTCCTCAGCTCCGTCGAGCGCACCGGCCACACCGCCGAGCCCGCGGTGACGCTGCCGCGGACCACCTTCTCCTACACCCAGCTCGAAAACCGGCTGGACAAGATCGGCGACGGCTACGCCCCGTTCATCAAGTCCCGCCTGTCCACGATCGCCGACGAGTCCGGCGGCCAGGTCGACGTCAACTACTCGGCCCCGGCATGCAAGTGGGACGCGCTGCCCACCCCGCAGTCCAACACCACGCGCTGCTTCCCCCAGTACATCGGCGGCGACTCGGGGGATGACCCCGACAAGCAGTGGTTCAACAAGTACGTGGTCACCTCCACGACCACTACCGACCGCACCGGCGGCGCACCCGACGCCGTCACGACGTACGACTACCTGGGCGGCGCGGCCTGGCACTACGACGATGACGACGGTCTGACGAAGAAGAAGTTCAAGACCTGGTCGCAGTGGCGTGGCTACGGCCACGTCCGCGTGAAGACGGGCGGCCAGGGCGGCGGCGACGCGCTGAAGTCGCAGAACGACTCCTACTTCCTGCGCGGCATGGACGGCGACCGCAAGGAGCTCTCCGGCGGCACCAAGTCCGTCGACGTCGCGCTCGGCGACGGCGAGGGTGACCCGATCACCGATCACGAGTCCGCGGCCGGTCTGGAGTACAAGACGGTCGCCTACTCCGGTCCGGGCGGCAAGGTGCTGTCCAAGACCGTCAACCGTCCCTGGCACCACCAGACGGCGAAGAAGGTACGTGACTGGGGCACGGTGACCGCCAACCTCACCGGCGCCTCCCACACCAAGACCTGGACCTCGCTGGACGACGGCGCGGGCAAGGACTGGCGCACCACCTCCGCCTCGACGACGTACGACACCGTCGCGGGACGCCCCGTGCAGGTCGACGACCGGGGCGACAGCACCACGGCCTCCGACAACCAGTGCACCCGCACCACCTACGCCACCAACACCGACAAGAACATCCTGATGCTGCCGTCACGCGTGGAGACGGTGACCGGCGCGTGCGCCGACAAGCCGGACCGCGCCAAGGACGTGGTCTCCGATGTGCGCACGGCCTACGACGGCGGCGGCTACGGCGATGCCCCCACCAAGGGTGACGCCACGGCGACCGCCACGCTGAAGAAGCACGACGGCTCCAAGGCCACCTACCTGGAGTCCGGCGCCACCTTCGACGGCTACGGCCGTCAGCTGACGGCCACGGACCTGACGGCTGACGTCACGGTCACCGGCAGCGGCGCCCCCGTGGTCAGCGTGCGCAAGGACGGCCGTACCACCACCACGGCATACACCCCCGCCACCGGCTTCCCGGCCAAGATGACGGAGACGACGCCCCCGGCGAAGGCAGCCGACCCCGACTCGGCGCAGACGTCGGTCACCGAACTGGAGCCGCTGCGCGGCCAGCCGGCGGCCACGGTGGACACCAACGGCAAGCGCACCGAGCTGACCTACGACGCGCTCGGCCGCTCGGCCAAGGTGTGGCTGCCCGACCGCCGCACCAGCAACACCCCCAGCTACGAGTTCACGTACTTCGTGGACGAGGGCAAGCCGGTCGCGGTCCGCACCCAGACCCTGAACAACAACGGCGGCCAGATCCCCTCGTACGCCCTCTACGACGGGTTCCTGCGCGAGCGCCAGAGTCAGGCGGTCGGCCCGGACGGCGGCCGCATCCTCTCCGACACCTTCTACGACGAACGCGGCCTGGCCACCAAGACGTTCGCCCCCTACTACACCGAGGGCAAACCGAACCGCGACCTGTTCAAGCCCGACAACGCGCTGAGCGTCGAGTCCCAGACCCGCACCACCTACGACGGCCTGGGTCGCCCGGTCCAGGCGCAGCAGATCGCGGGCAACGGCGACGGCGGCAAGGTCCTGGCCACCACCAAGACCATCTACGGCGGCGACCGCACCACCGTCATCCCGCCCGAAGGCGCCACCGCCACCACCACCCTCACCGACGCCCGCGACCGCACCACGGAACTGCGCCAGCACCACAAGCGCGCGGCTGCCGCTCCCTACGACACGACGACGTACGCGTACACACCGCGCGGCGAGCTGGCCAAGGTCACCGACCCGGCGGGCAACTCCTGGTCGTACGGCTACGACCAGATGGGCCGCCAGACAAGCGCCGACGACCCGGACAAGGGCAGGACGACCACCACGTACGACGACCGCGGCCAGGTCACCGCGACCAAGGACGCCCGCGACACCGTCCTGGCCCACGTCTACGACAACCTCGGCCGCAAGACCGAGCTGCGCGAGGGTGGCCCCACCGGCGAACTGCGCGCCAAGTGGGTCTACGACACCCTGGCCGGGGCCAAGGGCCAGCTGACCGAGTCCACGCGCTACGTGGACGGGGCGGCGTACACGTCCAAGGTGACGATGGTCGACCGCCTCTACCGTCCGATGAAGACCCAGGTGGAGATCCCCGAGAAGGAGGGTGCCCTGGCGGGCACCTACAAGACCGGCACCCGCTACACCACCGCAGGCCTTGTCGGAGGCGTGAGCTACTCCGCGGCCGGGTCGCTCGGGGGCGACGGCTACTCCATCTCGTACGACAAGGAGACCCTGCGGCCCCTCTCCACCCTGGCTCTCGGCTTCAAGACGGAGACCAGCTACTCGCTCACCGGCAAGCCGCTCCAGTACACCTTGGGCGGCGATGGCAAGAAGGTCTGGGCCACCAACACCTACGAGTGGGGCACCCAGCGCCTGGCCACCTCCCGCGTCGACCGCGAGGACCAGCCGGGCGTCGACGAGCACAAGACCTACGGCTACGACGACGCGGGCAACGTCCTGTCCGTCTCGGACGTCTCGCGCACCGGCACCGACACCCAGTGCTTCGACTACGACTACCTGCGCCGCCTCACCGAGGCGTGGACCCAGGGCGACAAGACCTGCGGCACCGCCCCGGCCGGTGACAAGATCGGCGGCCCGGCCCCGTACTGGCACTCCTACACCTACGACAAGGCGGGCAACCGTCTCACCGAAACCCTCCACGACACCACCGGGGCGACCGGCACCCAGGCCAAGGACACCAAGCGCACCTACGCCTACCCCAAGCCGGGCACCCCGCAGCCGCACACCCTGACCTCGGTCACCACCCAGCAGCCCGGCGGAAGTGCCACCAAGGACTCCTACGGCTACGACCCGACCGGCAACACCACCACCCGCACCCTGCGCGGCGACACCCAGAAGCTGACCTGGGACGCCGAGGGCCACCTGGCCAAGGTCACCGAACCGGACACCAGCGGGAACGGCAAGGCGAAGACCAAGACCACGGAGTACCTCTACGACACCGACGGCAACCGCCTGATCGCCCGCACTCCGACGGAGACCACCCTCTACCTCGGCCACACCGAAGTCACCCTCGCCAAGGGCGCCTCCAAGGCCAAGGCCACCCGCTACACCCCCTTGGGCGGCGGCCACGAGGCCGTCATCGCGGACGACGGCACGGTCACCTTCACCACCGCCGACCATCAGGGCACCGGCCAGCTCTCCATCGCGGCAGCCGACCTGAAGCTGAACCAGCGCCGCACCCTGCCCTTCGGCGGCCCACGCGGCGAGAAGCCCAAGACCTGGCCCGGCACGAAGACGTTCGTCGGCGGCACCGACGACACGGCCTCCACCGGCCTGATCCACCTCGGCGCCCGCGAATACGACCCCGCCACCGGCCGCTTCACCTCCGTCGACCCGATCATGGACCTGACGGACCCACAGCAGATGCACGGGTACGCCTACGGCAACAACAGCCCGCTGGTGTATTCCGACCCATCGGGCAAGTTCTCGATCTCCGACGCCCTCGGCCTCGTCGGAGTGGTCCATAACGCCATAAAGCTGTACAACCGAGTCACCTCCTACTACAGGGACAGCAACGCCAGCCCCAGCTTTGGCGGTGGCGGTGGCGGTGGCGGTGGCCGGAGTATCGGCGGCGGCTACAGCGGCGGTGGCGGATCCACCAGGCATGCGCTGTACACCGGTGGTGGTGGTGGCGGCCGGGTAACCCAGATCGGACTGAGTCTTCCCGGGAACCCATTCGGCCGCATGAATGGTGGAATTTTCCCTGGTCTGAGGAACTTCTTCTCCAGTGGTGGCACAAAAGATGTGCCGAAAATGCTGCTTCCCGACGTCAACTCGTGGAAGACCTGTGGCACCCACCCCGGAGTCACTGTGGAGTGCGCCGAAACAGGCGCGGATCTACTCCCGTGGGGCAAAATCCTCAAGCCGCTGAAGGGCGTATTCAAGGGGCTCAAGAAAACAGAGAAGGGGGAGGAAGCCGCCGGTAAGGCAGGGAGAGGCGTGCCCTCTAACTGCAAGTGCTTCCTGGCCGGTACCGGCATCCTCATGGCTGACGGTTCGACCAAGAATATCGAGGACGTCGAACTAGGCGACAAGGTCCTGGCCACCGACCCGGAAACCGGGGAGACCAGCGAACGCGAAGTCACCGCGACCATCGTCACCGACGATGACAAGCAGTTCACCGAACTCACCATCAACACCCCCGACGGCCCCGAAAAGCTGACCGCCACCTACGAACACCCCTTCTGGTCGGTCGACCAGGAGGACTGGATCGAGGCCGGAGACCTCAAGCCCGGCGCGACCCTGCGCACGGACGACGGTCGCACCGTCACCGTGACCGCCGCCCGCCAGTACCTGGACCATCAGCGTACGTACAACCTCACCGTCGAGGGCTTGCACACGTACTATGTGTTGGCGGGGGACACTCCGGTTCTCGTTCACAACAGTGATTGCTCTACGAGTGCTGCGAATAGAGAGAAACTTCGTAGGCAGCTCGCGGAGGAGGCTGGTCAACTTCCGGGTATTCGCTCAGCGAATGACATCTTCGATACGCCGTCGGCCCTCAGGGGTGGCGTAACACCCGATCAGGTCAAGCCGTTCTTTGCGGGTAAGTCGGGATGGCGTGAAGAAGGTTTGGGGCGCGGCAAGAATGCTGGAGGTGGATGGGTGATTCGCGAATACACTGGTCGAGGAGATCCGACCGGTCGGATGCTCAGGTGGAATCCTGGTGGTGGCCATCATGGCGATGGTGCCTACTGGAGAGTCGTGGGCCCTGAAGGAGATCTGGGAGGGATCATTCGATGA